The following coding sequences lie in one Miscanthus floridulus cultivar M001 chromosome 9, ASM1932011v1, whole genome shotgun sequence genomic window:
- the LOC136479267 gene encoding uncharacterized protein, translating to MTTHIKSINRKIWQVVDTKFEVANPNAPTVAEEEKLQNYDIALSVIHDAINQRAFEQIKNMEMAHDAWVKLEESYEGTQAVMGAKAYILKEKFASFKMKEDENVPEMFDRLQVLVNDLKELGEEVKDKDFSHKFLRCLPPRFGMLVTLFVRSGLNTMTPNQVLGDVMTDDTYCDDKEENEKKDEKKKSVAFKATSSSKGKAKQEESSNDECPSTCDEEDDEAMALFVKRFGKFMMKKGYCARRKNDNDGDKNIKKKGKKESKMIFKKKKKGGSYVVTWDSDASTSDDEKTSSKKSLASVAINKPSLFDSPSCFMAKGSKVQYYDESDNESDSDNDDKPTKDELIDMLKDARDHFDIKRKECKELRKSNKALEQSFEELKASHERLMKAHEKLKEAHTKLEKAHSSLVAQNEKSNDNNKFDSITFGDNGKGKVKGLGKIAISNDMSISNVLLVESLNFNLLLVAQLCDLGFKCIFGVDNVEIISVDGSNLIFKGFRYQNL from the exons ATGacaacacatatcaagtcaatcaatagaaagatatGGCAAGTGGTAGACACCAAGTTTGAGGTTGCTAATCCGAATGCTCCCACCGTCGCCGAAGAAGAAAAGTTGCAAAActatgatattgctcttagtgtcattcatgatgctATCAACCAAAGggcatttgagcaaatcaagaacatggAGATGGCTCATGATGCTTGGGTAAAGCTAGAAGAGTCATATGAGGGCACACAAGCCGTCATGGGCGCCAAAGCTtatatcctcaaagagaagtttgctagctttaagatgaaggaagatgagaatgTACCGGAGATGTTTGATAGGCTCCAAGTGTTGGTAAACGATCTAAAGGAGCTTGGtgaggaggtgaaggacaaggacttctctcataaattCTTGAGATGTCTCCCtccaagatttggcatgttggtcacattaTTTGTAAGAagtggtttgaacacaatgacaccaaaccaagtgcttggtgatgtgatgaccgatgatacatactGTGATGACAAGGAAGaaaatgagaagaaggatgaaaagaagaagagtgtggcattcaaggccacatcatcatccaagggcaaggccaagcaagaagAGTCAAGCAATGATGAGTGCCCAAGTActtgtgatgaagaagatgatgaagcaatggctctatttgtaaagagatttggcaaattcatgatgaagaaaggctattgtgctagaagaaagaa tgacaatgatggtgACAAGAACATCAAGAAGAAGggcaagaaagagagcaaaatgatcttcaagaagaagaagaagggaggatcatatgtagtcacttgggatagtgatgcatccacaagtgatgatgagaagacatCAAGCAAGAAGTCTCTTGCAAGTGTTGCTATCAACAAGCCTTCACTATTtgactctccatcatgcttcatggccaagGGCTCAAAGGTACAATAttatgatgagagtgacaatgaaagtgatagtgataacGATGATaaaccaactaaagatgaactaattgacatgctTAAAGATGCTCGTGATCATTTTGACATAAAGAGAAAGGaatgcaaagaattgcgcaagagcAACAaagctcttgagcaatcctttgaggAGCTAaaagcatctcatgagaggctaatgaaaGCCCATGAAAAGCTTAAAGAGGCTCACaccaagcttgagaaagctcactctTCTCTTGTTGCCCAAAATGAGAAG TCAAATGATAACAATAAGTTTGAttctatcacatttggtgacaatgggaaaggcaaggtcaaagggcttggtaagattgcaatatccaatgacatgagtatatCCAATGTGCTGCTAgttgaaagcttgaacttcaatctattgttggtagctcaattatgtgatcttggtttcaaatgcatatttggagttgataatgtagaaatcataagtgtagatggttctaatttgatattcaaaggatttagatatcaGAACCTCtaa
- the LOC136481380 gene encoding receptor-like protein EIX2 — protein sequence MVATMLVLLCCCCLFLATQQQQLQPAAGGNRASPSCIPHERDALLAFKHGVTSDPGGVLSSWRRDGHHDEQDCCRWRGVRCSNRTGHVHELRLGSTFGPELAGQISPSLLALDHLEHLDLSGNDLAGPTARLPEFLGSLKNLKYLDLSDIPFYGGLPPQFGNLSRLQYLDLSKSEGGLGVTNSTDLSWLTYIPSIQYLNLDRVNLSTVADWPRVMNMLPSLRALHLSDCSLASANQSLPHLNLTNLEELDASWNSFHHPMVTSWFWNITSLRFLYLSYTSMYGQFPDALGDMTSLQVLDLSDLFDYHDDDKNMRIMTMDLKNLCNLEVLNLEWTLLYGDVAELFRNLPRCSPNKLQELDLGSNHLTGMLPRWMGQFMSLVVLDLGWNYITGHVPYEIGKLSNLTHLDLSINKLDGTITEEHFASAWSLQYIDLSYNALKIEISLDWQPPSTLEYVNFASCQMGPLFPVWLQWNMSITYLDISSAGIADRLPQWFSDAFSNIEFMNISNNQLNGTLPADMGSMSLLQLYLSSNKLTGQIPTLPPNITWLDLSNNLLSGLTGHSAVGSVNLRQLSLFSNRLTGHIPESFCKFQRLDVLDLSNNFLEGEPPLCLEVTEYMEFVALSNNSLSGKFPSFLQKLTNVYFLDLSWNKFSGRLPMWIGSLTSLRGIRLSHNKFFGSIPMNITNLSCLQYMDLNNNKISGSLPIYLSNLKFMTNTSMMGCYDSPEIAFSHLNSLSTVWKGQELNYGTIKRIVETSMTSIDLSSNDLIGEIPEEIVVLDALVNLNLSRNHLTGVIPKKIGEMRSLQSLDLSRNMLSGEIPATLSNLTFLSYMELSYNDLTGRIPSGVQLDTLYAEYPSMYIGNIGLCGHPLQNNCSRERLAPKQGDLGRTEEGYGIPFFYLGLGCGFVVGTWIAFGVLLFKRNWRIACFRLSDKLYDKVYVLVATWARARQTQTD from the coding sequence ATGGTTGCCACCATGCTCGTgttgctctgctgctgctgcttgttcctcgccacgcagcagcagcagctccagcCAGCCGCCGGTGGTAACAGAGCGAGCCCGAGCTGCATACCACACGAGAGGGACGCACTGCTGGCATTCAAGCACGGCGTCACCAGCGACCCTGGCGGCGTCCTCAGCTCGTGGCGGCGAGACGGTCACCACGACGAGCAAGACTGCTGCCGGTGGAGAGGCGTCCGGTGCAGCAACCGAACTGGCCACGTCCACGAGCTTCGACTTGGAAGCACCTTCGGACCAGAGTTGGCCGGCCAGATAAGTCCTTCCTTGCTTGCTCTGGATCACCTAGAGCACCTTGACCTCAGCGGGAATGATCTAGCAGGGCCAACGGCTCGTCTTCCCGAGTTCTTGGGCTCTCTAAAGAATCTCAAGTATCTTGACCTCTCTGACATACCGTTCTACGGTGGCCTGCCTCCCCAGTTTGGCAACTTGTCAAGGCTGCAGTATCTAGATCTTTCCAAATCTGAAGGTGGTTTGGGGGTCACAAACTCGACGGATCTCTCATGGTTAACATACATTCCTTCCATACAATATCTTAACTTGGACAGAGTGAACCTCAGCACAGTAGCGGATTGGCCTCGTGTCATGAATATGCTTCCTTCTTTGAGGGCCCTCCATCTTTCAGACTGCTCTCTTGCAAGTGCAAACCAGTCGCTACCACACCTGAACCTTACAAATCTCGAGGAGCTGGATGCCTCTTGGAACTCCTTCCACCATCCAATGGTGACCAGCTGGTTCTGGAACATAACAAGCCTTAGATTCCTTTACCTCAGCTACACTAGTATGTACGGTCAATTTCCTGATGCTCTTGGAGACATGACATCCCTGCAAGTCCTTGATCTTTCAGATCTTTTTGATTatcatgatgatgacaagaacatGCGCATCATGACCATGGATCTTAAGAACCTATGCAATTTGGAGGTCCTGAACCTTGAATGGACTCTCTTATATGGCGACGTAGCTGAGCTGTTTAGGAATCTACCTCGATGTTCACCCAACAAATTGCAAGAATTGGACCTCGGTTCGAACCATTTAACCGGGATGTTACCAAGATGGATGGGGCAATTCATGAGCTTGGTTGTTCTGGATCTAGGTTGGAACTACATCACAGGACATGTTCCATATGAGATTGGTAAGCTTAGTAATCTGACCCATCTGGATCTAAGTATAAATAAACTGGATGGCACGATAACTGAGGAACACTTTGCTAGTGCATGGAGCTTGCAATATATAGACTTGTCATATAATGCCCTCAAGATTGAGATCAGCTTGGACTGGCAACCACCATCTACATTAGAGTATGTAAACTTTGCATCCTGCCAGATGGGCCCACTGTTTCCTGTGTGGCTTCAGTGGAATATGAGCATCACCTATCTTGATATCTCGAGTGCAGGTATAGCTGATAGGCTTCCACAGTGGTTCTCCGATGCCTTTTCAAATATCGAATTCATGAACATCTCCAACAATCAACTCAACGGAACTTTGCCGGCTGATATGGGCTCCATGTCACTTCTACAACTCTACCTCAGTTCAAACAAATTAACTGGTCAGATACCCACGCTGCCACCAAACATAACGTGGTTGGACTTATCCAATAACTTGTTGTCAGGACTCACTGGTCACTCTGCTGTTGGATCCGTCAATCTAAGACAGCTTTCTTTGTTCTCCAACCGACTCACTGGTCATATTCCTGAATCTTTTTGTAAATTTCAGAGACTGGATGTGTTGGACTTATCCAACAATTTTTTGGAGGGAGAACCACCGTTGTGCCTCGAGGTAACGGAATATATGGAATTTGTAGCCTTAAGTAACAATAGTTTGTCAGGAAAGTTCCCATCTTTTCTGCAAAAATTGACAAATGTGTACTTCCTAGATTTGTCTTGGAACAAATTCTCTGGAAGATTACCAATGTGGATTGGAAGCTTAACATCATTAAGAGGTATACGATTAAGTCACAACAAGTTCTTTGGTAGCATTCCAATGAACATCACAAACCTTTCTTGCCTTCAGTACATGGATCTAAATAACAATAAGATATCAGGCTCTCTACCGATCTACCTGTCAAATCTTAAATTTATGACAAACACATCCATGATGGGTTGTTATGACAGTCCTGAGATAGCTTTTTCTCATCTTAATAGTTTGTCTACGGTCTGGAAGGGGCAGGAATTGAACTATGGTACCATTAAAAGAATTGTGGAGACAAGTATGACGAGCATTGATTTATCTTCAAATGACTTAATCGGTGAAATTCCAGAAGAAATAGTTGTTCTTGATGCACTTGTGAATTTGAATCTATCAAGGAACCACTTGACTGGAGTTATTCCAAAGAAGATCGGGGAAATGCGATCACTGCAATCATTGGACCTCTCCAGGAacatgctttcaggggaaataccAGCCACTCTGTCAAATCTGACGTTCTTAAGTTACATGGAATTATCATACAATGATCTTACAGGAAGAATTCCATCAGGAGTACAGCTTGATACCCTATATGCAGAGTATCCATCTATGTACATTGGCAACATCGGTCTTTGTGGACATCCTCTTCAAAACAATTGCTCGAGGGAGCGTCTTGCACCAAAGCAAGGTGACCTGGGAAGAACTGAAGAAGGTTATGGGATACCATTCTTTTATCTTGGACTCGGGTGCGGCTTCGTGGTTGGTACATGGATTGCATTTGGTGTTTTGTTGTTCAAGAGAAACTGGAGAATTGCTTGCTTTCGACTCTCGGACAAGTTGTACGACAAAGTATATGTCCTTGTTGCTACATGGGCAAGAGCAAGACAAACACAAACTGATTAG